The region CCTCATGGATGCCATCATCAGCGAAGCATCGTTGGCGGGTTTCGACGTAGTCACCCCAGATCATAAGTCCGCGGCGCGGATGAGGGATTCACTTGAAGAATGGGATAATGAAGGCGGCGCAGTCGAGAAACCGGCGCGCAGCGAAACGCGCGACGGGAGTGGCAATGACTCGGACGGCACAAGGCGGCGGGCAAAAGCCACCAAGGACCGGAATGAGCTGCTCTAGCACGGCTCTAGCAAGTGCCCATTCAGGGTTGAACGATCCACATATCGGGGTCGCTATCGCGTCAAAGGGTGTTTCGCGGACAGGTCGTTCCGAATCGTGGTCGTTGCAACGGCTAATGTTCCATAGGTGGTCACCAGTTCCGTCCTGCACGTCGCCGTGAGGCGCCTGATGTTTGCGGATCGAAGGCCGATCGATGGGACCGCTTTCATCGAGGCCTTTTGACCGCGGCAATATCTCGCGCCGTGCGGACAGCGCACCCGCATAGGTGCATTCGTCAGGCCGCCGATTGCCCTCATTCCTGCTCATCGAGGAAGAACCGCACCATTTGGGAACAGGCATCCGGACCATGCGGATCTGTATACGATCCAGCGGAATGGCCGCCGGACCAGGCATGGCCAGCACCGTCCACCAACCAATATTCGACCGCCGGCCTTCCCGCGGTGTCCACGACAATGGTTCTTGCATAGGTCCGGCTGGGGGATCGGCCGGATTCCTTCCGGACGGTCCATCCCGCGCCAGTTGGCGTTGCCGCCGCGACGATTCGATCCGCATTGGAGGGATGTACCGTCCGATCCGCACTTCCTTGAAAGACGATCGTCCGGAGCCGGTGCCCATTGGCGAGCCGCCTCGGGCTGGATGCAAGTCCGCCATCGCCACGCATCGCGGAGAAAGCTGACACGACGTCGTTGGCCGACCCGTAGGCCAGGCCGGAATGGATCCCCGCGGCTGAATAGAGATCGGGATAGGTCTCGCCCATGACCGCCGCCATTGCGCCCCCTGCCGACAGGCCTGCCACGAAGACTCGGCCGCGATCGAGGCCGAATTCCGACATGATCTCGATGGTGATTCCCGCAATGATCGAGGGTTCCCCCTCGTCGCGCATCTGGTCGGCGGGCCTGAACCAGTTCCAGCAGGACGACGCATTGTTAGCTCCGCTTTGACGGGGAT is a window of Sinorhizobium numidicum DNA encoding:
- a CDS encoding extracellular catalytic domain type 1 short-chain-length polyhydroxyalkanoate depolymerase, which translates into the protein MNDDFATAMRRAVRSTRALNLAEATRVIQDALAGRPASDTRTSTNPDITPPPPIQRSTPFPVDPDAEVIEPSAKPEAEESAEKVGDGTASRRLRKSLGETVRILRESRLASGVLGQLHGVGLPGTAKQVPQPFVPDGAQFLARSFTCPAGSRSYRLYVPASAPDRPRGLVIMLHGCKQDPEDFAAGTGMNAVAETHGLVIAYPRQSGANNASSCWNWFRPADQMRDEGEPSIIAGITIEIMSEFGLDRGRVFVAGLSAGGAMAAVMGETYPDLYSAAGIHSGLAYGSANDVVSAFSAMRGDGGLASSPRRLANGHRLRTIVFQGSADRTVHPSNADRIVAAATPTGAGWTVRKESGRSPSRTYARTIVVDTAGRPAVEYWLVDGAGHAWSGGHSAGSYTDPHGPDACSQMVRFFLDEQE